The following proteins come from a genomic window of Musa acuminata AAA Group cultivar baxijiao chromosome BXJ1-7, Cavendish_Baxijiao_AAA, whole genome shotgun sequence:
- the LOC135680005 gene encoding alpha-humulene synthase-like has product MCACYFLSVLLVEQLIAMLWRMQECDARMQERAAELMERVRSMFKDTTDILQTMELVDSIQLLGLSYHFEKEISEALNRVHDADFNDHGLYDTALRFRLLRQQGYHVTPDAFNEFRDEGGSFMSTLGSDVKGLLCLYNAAYLGTQGEIILDEAISFTKNNLVSALAGLKQPLTKQVSLDLETPLCRRIRRLLAREYISIFQEDATRDDAILELAKLDFNLLQSLHREELKNITKWWNDLAPSKNFSFARDRSVECYFWILGVYFEPYYSRARVITTKVIALTSILDDIYDVYSTLEESQRLTEAIQRWDAKVVHQLPEYMKDYYLKLIHTFKEFEDLLASSEKYRITYLKEAMKDLSEAYFEESKWRDQHYVPTLEEHLHVSLISLGYPMLECASFVGMGEIATKEAFEWITSFPKIVQASAKIGRIMNDISSHELEQTREHVASTVQCYMKEYGTDVHVACKKLQGLVDDAWKKINEECLNPTAFSIALLERIINYSRVAENIYKYIDGYTNSSTKTKEYISLLLVHPVPL; this is encoded by the exons atGTGCGCTTGCTACTTTCTTTCGGTTTTGTTGGTTGAACAATTAATTGCTATGCTGTGGAGGATGCAGGAGTGCGATGCAAGGATGCAAGAGAGAGCTGCAGAACTGATGGAGCGGGTAAGAAGCATGTTCAAGGACACTACCGACATCTTGCAAACTATGGAATTGgtcgattcaatccagcttctCGGATTGAGTTATCACTTCGAGAAAGAAATAAGTGAAGCATTAAACCGAGTCCATGATGCCGATTTTAACGATCATGGTCTCTACGATACTGCTCTCCGGTTTCGCCTGCTGAGACAACAAGGGTATCATGTGACCCCTG ATGCCTTTAACGAGTTCAGAGATGAGGGAGGGAGTTTCATGTCTACGTTGGGCAGTGATGTGAAGGGACTACTATGCTTGTACAACGCAGCCTATCTTGGGACTCAAGGGGAGATCATTCTTGATGAAGCCATCTCTTTTACGAAGAATAACCTAGTGTCTGCATTAGCCGGTCTTAAACAACCATTAACAAAGCAAGTGTCTCTTGACCTCGAGACACCTCTCTGTCGAAGAATAAGAAGGCTCTTGGCAAGAGAGTACATCTCTATATTCCAAGAGGATGCCACACGAGATGATGCCATCCTGGAGCTTGCAAAGTTGGACTTCAATTTGTTGCAATCTCTTCATCGCGAGGAACTTAAGAACATCACCAA GTGGTGGAATGATTTAGCCCCCTCAAAAAATTTCAGTTTTGCTCGAGATAGATCGGTGGAATGCTATTTCTGGATCCTGGGGGTATACTTTGAACCCTACTATTCTCGTGCACGAGTGATAACGACCAAGGTGATTGCCCTTACTTCAATTCTAGACGACATATATGATGTCTATAGCACATTGGAGGAGAGTCAACGACTAACTGAGGCAATTCAAAG GTGGGACGCAAAGGTTGTTCATCAATTACCAGAGTACATGAAAGATTATTATCTAAAGCTAATACACACCTTTAAAGAGTTTGAAGATTTATTGGCTTCCAGTGAGAAATATCGCATAACCTATCTAAAGGAAGCG ATGAAAGATTTATCTGAAGCTTATTTTGAGGAATCCAAATGGAGAGATCAACATTACGTACCAACTTTGGAAGAACATCTACATGTTTCCCTCATCAGTTTAGGATATCCTATGCTTGAATGTGCTTCTTTCGTTGGAATGGGAGAAATAGCAACTAAGGAGGCATTTGAGTGGATTACTAGTTTCCCAAAGATTGTCCAAGCTTCTGCAAAAATTGGTCGTATCATGAATGACATTTCTTCACATGAG TTGGAACAAACTAGGGAACATGTTGCCTCCACAGTCCAATGCTACATGAAAGAATACGGAACAGATGTGCATGTGGCATGTAAGAAGCTCCAAGGTCTAGTTGACGATGCATGGAAGAAGATAAATGAAGAGTGCCTCAATCCGACTGCATTCTCCATTGCTTTACTTGAAAGGATTATTAATTATTCACGAGTGGCAGAAAATATTTATAAGTACATCGATGGATACACCAACTCCTCTACGAAGACGAAGGAATATATCTCTTTGTTACTTGTACATCCTGTTCCACTTTGA